A genomic segment from Micromonospora echinaurantiaca encodes:
- a CDS encoding putative glycolipid-binding domain-containing protein produces the protein MPTMPKSLFWTRTDTAGAEHARFDDTRGLTARGTQLAVDPIPYTCRYQLATDEGWASTRLEIEVEGAGWLRSVRLERAADRWRVTTAEQGDLDGALTAAGHPPAGLPGTDDPDRLADALDIDLGGSALFNILPVRRLGLTDAPPDTARRITVAWVLVPGLQVVPAEQVYTALGPGRVRFASDTFTADLELDANGYVLRYPGLAERSAGT, from the coding sequence ATGCCGACCATGCCGAAGTCGCTCTTCTGGACCCGGACGGACACCGCCGGCGCCGAGCACGCCCGGTTCGACGACACCCGGGGGCTGACCGCGCGGGGCACCCAGCTGGCCGTCGACCCGATCCCCTACACCTGCCGCTACCAGCTGGCCACCGACGAGGGGTGGGCGAGCACCCGGCTCGAGATCGAGGTCGAGGGGGCGGGCTGGCTGCGCAGCGTACGCCTGGAACGGGCGGCCGACCGGTGGCGGGTGACCACCGCCGAGCAGGGTGACCTGGACGGCGCGCTGACCGCCGCCGGCCACCCGCCGGCCGGGCTGCCCGGCACCGACGATCCGGACCGGCTGGCCGACGCGCTCGACATCGACCTCGGCGGCTCGGCGCTCTTCAACATCCTGCCGGTACGCCGGCTCGGGCTGACCGACGCGCCGCCGGACACGGCGCGGCGGATCACCGTCGCCTGGGTGCTGGTGCCGGGCCTGCAGGTGGTCCCGGCCGAGCAGGTCTACACCGCGCTCGGCCCGGGCCGGGTCCGCTTCGCCAGCGACACCTTCACCGCCGACCTGGAGCTGGACGCCAACGGCTACGTGCTCCGCTACCCCGGCCTCGCCGAGCGCTCCGCCGGCACCTGA
- a CDS encoding DEAD/DEAH box helicase, whose product MTTFADPSTFPSAFNALTGDPTEPAAAVTAAEPTDAVTAPVTAAEPADAPPASDFAALGLAQPLVRALARQGITAPFEIQRATVPDALAGRDVLGRGQTGSGKTLAFGLPVLARVAAGERARPLHPRALVLVPTRELAMQVNDALLPLGKAVGVFLKTAVGGVPYDRQIDALRRGVEIVVATPGRLGDLIERGVCRLDDVEVTVLDEADQMADMGFLPEVTELLAKTPAGAQRLLFSATLDGDVDALVKRFMTDPVTHSTAPPTAAVSTMDHHLLLIPPHDKFPVAASIAAREGRTMVFARTQLGVDRLVEQLAAVGVRAGGLHGGKTQRMRTRTLAEFREGRMNVLVATDVAARGIHVDGVSLVLHVDPPKDPKDYLHRAGRTARAGESGAVATLVLPKQRRTTLAMLEKAGVEPAQTRVRAGDPALAELTGAREPSGVPVRDEPEQPRRHGDRPGGPRRFADRDGRPERRYGDRPQAERRFNGHGERAERRFGDRPADGRSYGERDGRRHGDRPADGRGYGARGFDDRGERRFGDRPQGERRFNDGHGERAERRFGDRPADGRGYGARGFDDRGERRFTDRPHGERRYGDRPADGRGHGERSQGERRYGDRGGFRPEGRGRDDRPRDDRRGHGGRPPARTH is encoded by the coding sequence TTGACCACCTTTGCTGATCCCAGCACGTTTCCGTCCGCCTTCAACGCCCTCACCGGAGATCCCACCGAACCGGCCGCCGCGGTGACCGCAGCCGAGCCGACCGACGCGGTGACCGCCCCGGTGACCGCCGCCGAGCCGGCCGACGCTCCGCCGGCCTCCGACTTCGCCGCGCTGGGGCTAGCCCAGCCGCTGGTCCGCGCGCTCGCCCGGCAGGGCATCACCGCCCCGTTCGAGATCCAGCGCGCCACCGTGCCGGACGCGCTGGCCGGCCGGGACGTCCTCGGCCGGGGCCAGACCGGCTCCGGCAAGACCCTCGCCTTCGGCCTGCCGGTGCTCGCCCGGGTCGCCGCCGGGGAACGGGCCCGGCCGCTGCACCCGCGGGCCCTGGTCCTGGTGCCGACCCGGGAACTGGCCATGCAGGTCAACGACGCGCTGCTGCCGCTCGGCAAGGCGGTCGGGGTGTTCCTCAAGACCGCCGTCGGCGGCGTGCCGTACGACCGGCAGATCGACGCCCTGCGGCGCGGCGTGGAGATCGTCGTGGCCACACCGGGGCGGCTCGGCGACCTGATCGAGCGGGGCGTCTGCCGCCTCGACGACGTCGAGGTCACCGTGCTCGACGAGGCCGACCAGATGGCCGACATGGGCTTCCTGCCGGAGGTCACCGAGCTGCTGGCCAAGACCCCGGCCGGCGCGCAGCGGCTGCTCTTCTCGGCCACTCTGGACGGTGACGTGGACGCGCTGGTCAAGCGGTTCATGACCGACCCGGTCACGCACTCCACCGCACCGCCGACCGCCGCCGTCTCCACCATGGACCACCACCTGCTGCTGATCCCGCCGCACGACAAGTTCCCGGTGGCGGCGTCGATCGCGGCCCGGGAGGGCCGGACCATGGTCTTCGCCCGCACCCAGCTCGGCGTGGACCGGCTGGTCGAGCAGTTGGCCGCGGTGGGCGTACGGGCCGGCGGGCTGCACGGCGGCAAGACCCAGCGGATGCGCACCCGCACCCTGGCCGAGTTCCGCGAGGGCCGGATGAACGTGCTGGTCGCCACGGACGTGGCGGCCCGCGGCATCCACGTGGACGGGGTGTCGCTGGTGCTGCACGTCGACCCGCCGAAGGACCCGAAGGACTACCTGCACCGGGCCGGGCGCACCGCGCGGGCCGGCGAGTCGGGCGCGGTGGCCACCCTGGTCCTGCCCAAGCAGCGCCGGACCACCCTCGCCATGCTGGAGAAGGCCGGCGTGGAGCCGGCGCAGACCCGGGTGCGGGCCGGCGACCCGGCGCTCGCCGAGCTGACCGGCGCCCGCGAGCCGAGCGGCGTACCGGTGCGCGACGAGCCCGAACAGCCGCGCCGGCACGGCGACCGGCCCGGCGGCCCGCGCCGCTTCGCCGACCGCGACGGCCGGCCGGAGCGCCGCTACGGCGACCGGCCGCAGGCCGAGCGCCGGTTCAACGGCCACGGTGAGCGGGCCGAGCGCCGCTTCGGCGACCGACCGGCCGACGGCCGGAGCTACGGCGAGCGCGACGGTCGGCGCCACGGCGACCGACCGGCCGACGGCCGCGGCTACGGCGCCCGCGGCTTCGACGACCGGGGCGAGCGCCGCTTCGGCGACCGACCGCAGGGCGAGCGGCGGTTCAACGACGGCCACGGTGAGCGGGCCGAGCGCCGCTTCGGCGACCGACCGGCCGACGGCCGCGGCTACGGCGCCCGCGGCTTCGACGACCGGGGCGAGCGCCGGTTCACCGACCGCCCGCACGGCGAGCGCCGCTACGGCGACCGGCCGGCCGACGGCCGGGGGCACGGTGAGCGGTCGCAGGGTGAGCGGCGCTACGGCGACCGGGGCGGCTTCCGGCCGGAGGGCCGGGGCCGGGACGACCGGCCGCGGGACGACCGGCGCGGCCACGGTGGCCGGCCGCCGGCGCGTACCCACTGA
- a CDS encoding C40 family peptidase, whose protein sequence is MVDSGRGRRHGRRGRPVVSPVLRPALWSALLGAVAAAVLASPSYAEPGLPTTVPDSGARPTYTGALRLPGGAPVPGLPGAPGAPVSNLGNGPLASQIYAAEVRVGQLGDQLLLLRQKRTEADTQLATAKRDLDLARDALARAQQGADAAAADAFKAAAALPPGGFAGDLHDLNRLSRITRGEKTEGGTTAAAGELSRARTGEQVAYQAWLAADSRARGAQQEFTTTEQSLRAEEAKLLKLRKDNSAQLIELERQQEAAEQRLGAGYLANETVDGLAAHPSALAAVAYAKAQLGDPYLWAAEGPDRFDCSGLMWAAYRSAGYKALPRVSRDQYYATRSRTVARTALLPGDLLFFASGSSWTSIHHVGMYIGGGKMVHAPTTGDVVKISTVRWSRLYAATRVIGAVPAPTTSPSPTPSKPATPKPTPTQSKPPKTTEPTLPPRPTPTSPSPTPTPTGSTSPSATGSPTESTPADDATTSAPASASASSSGDAEPSREAEPSGSTTSGSASPSAGN, encoded by the coding sequence ATGGTCGACAGCGGGCGCGGGCGGCGACACGGACGACGGGGGCGCCCGGTGGTCTCACCGGTGCTACGGCCGGCGCTCTGGTCCGCCCTGCTCGGCGCCGTCGCCGCCGCGGTCCTGGCCAGCCCGTCGTACGCGGAGCCCGGGCTGCCCACCACCGTCCCGGACAGCGGCGCCCGCCCGACGTACACCGGGGCGCTGCGGCTGCCCGGCGGCGCGCCCGTTCCCGGCCTGCCCGGCGCTCCCGGCGCGCCGGTGTCCAACCTGGGCAACGGTCCGCTGGCCAGCCAGATCTACGCCGCCGAGGTGCGGGTCGGCCAGCTCGGTGACCAGTTGCTGCTGCTGCGGCAGAAGCGCACCGAGGCGGACACCCAGCTGGCCACGGCCAAGCGGGATCTCGACCTCGCCCGGGACGCGCTCGCCCGGGCCCAGCAGGGCGCGGACGCCGCCGCGGCGGACGCGTTCAAGGCCGCCGCGGCCCTGCCGCCCGGCGGGTTCGCCGGCGACCTGCACGACCTGAACCGGCTCTCCCGGATCACCCGGGGGGAGAAGACCGAGGGCGGCACCACCGCCGCGGCCGGCGAGCTGTCCCGGGCGCGCACCGGCGAGCAGGTCGCCTACCAGGCCTGGCTGGCGGCCGACTCCCGGGCCCGCGGCGCCCAGCAGGAGTTCACCACCACCGAGCAGTCCCTCCGCGCCGAAGAGGCCAAGCTGCTCAAGCTGCGCAAGGACAACTCCGCGCAGCTGATCGAGCTGGAGCGGCAGCAGGAAGCGGCCGAGCAGCGGCTCGGCGCGGGCTACCTCGCCAACGAGACGGTCGACGGGCTGGCCGCGCACCCGTCGGCGCTGGCCGCGGTGGCGTACGCCAAGGCGCAGCTCGGCGACCCCTACCTCTGGGCGGCCGAGGGGCCGGACCGGTTCGACTGCTCCGGGCTGATGTGGGCCGCGTACCGCTCGGCGGGCTACAAGGCCCTACCCCGGGTCTCCCGCGACCAGTACTACGCGACCCGCTCCCGCACCGTGGCCCGTACCGCGCTGCTCCCCGGCGACCTGCTCTTCTTCGCCTCGGGCAGCAGCTGGACGAGCATCCACCACGTGGGCATGTACATCGGTGGCGGCAAGATGGTGCACGCCCCGACCACCGGCGACGTCGTCAAGATCTCCACGGTCCGCTGGTCCCGCCTGTACGCGGCCACCCGGGTGATCGGTGCGGTGCCCGCGCCGACCACCTCCCCCAGCCCGACCCCCAGCAAGCCGGCCACCCCGAAGCCGACGCCGACCCAGTCGAAGCCCCCGAAGACCACCGAGCCGACCCTTCCGCCGCGGCCGACGCCGACCAGCCCGTCGCCGACCCCGACGCCCACCGGCAGCACCTCGCCGAGCGCCACCGGCTCGCCGACGGAGTCCACCCCCGCCGACGACGCGACCACCTCGGCGCCGGCCAGCGCCAGCGCCTCGTCCAGCGGCGACGCGGAGCCCAGCCGCGAGGCGGAGCCCAGCGGCAGCACGACGAGCGGTTCGGCGAGCCCCAGCGCGGGTAACTGA
- the mqnE gene encoding aminofutalosine synthase MqnE — protein sequence MDAGLKRELEAKVYAGERLTREDGIALYDSDDLTWLGRLAHHRRTELNGDRVMFNVNRHLNLTNVCSASCAYCSFQRKPGEKDAYTMRIDEAVRKAKEMEDEQLTELHIVNGLHPTLPWRYYPKVLRELKAALPNVKLKAFTATEVQWFEKISGLTADEILDELMDAGLESLTGGGAEIFDWEVRQHIVDHACHWEDWSRIHRLAHSKGMKTPSTMLYGHIEEPRHRVDHVLRLRELQDETGGFVVFIPLRYQHDFVDSADGKVRNRIQERTTMASPAESLKTFAVSRLLFDNVPHVKCFWVMHGLSVAQLSLNFGADDLDGSVVEYKITHDADAYGTPNTMHRDDLLHLIWDAGFRPVERNTRYEVVREYDAAPSLAQRRAEPQRVWA from the coding sequence ATGGACGCCGGACTCAAGCGTGAGCTCGAAGCGAAGGTGTACGCCGGGGAGCGGCTGACCCGGGAGGATGGCATCGCCCTCTACGACAGCGACGACCTGACCTGGCTGGGGCGGCTGGCGCACCACCGGCGCACGGAGCTGAACGGCGACCGGGTGATGTTCAACGTCAACCGGCACCTGAACCTGACCAACGTCTGCTCCGCCTCCTGCGCGTACTGCTCGTTCCAGCGCAAGCCGGGCGAGAAGGACGCGTACACGATGCGCATCGACGAGGCGGTCCGCAAGGCCAAGGAGATGGAGGACGAGCAGCTCACCGAGCTGCACATCGTCAACGGCCTGCACCCGACGCTGCCCTGGCGCTACTACCCGAAGGTGCTGCGCGAGCTGAAGGCCGCCCTGCCGAACGTCAAGCTGAAGGCGTTCACCGCGACCGAGGTGCAGTGGTTCGAGAAGATCAGCGGGCTGACCGCGGACGAGATCCTCGACGAGCTGATGGACGCCGGCCTGGAGTCGCTGACCGGCGGCGGTGCGGAGATCTTCGACTGGGAGGTCCGGCAGCACATCGTCGACCACGCCTGCCACTGGGAGGACTGGTCGCGGATCCACCGGCTGGCCCACTCGAAGGGCATGAAGACCCCGTCGACCATGCTCTACGGGCACATCGAGGAGCCCCGGCACCGGGTCGACCACGTGCTGCGGCTGCGGGAGCTCCAGGACGAGACCGGCGGCTTCGTGGTCTTCATCCCGCTGCGCTACCAGCACGACTTCGTCGACTCGGCGGACGGCAAGGTCCGCAACCGGATCCAGGAGCGGACCACGATGGCCTCGCCGGCGGAGTCGCTGAAGACCTTCGCGGTCTCCCGGCTGCTGTTCGACAACGTCCCGCACGTGAAGTGCTTCTGGGTGATGCACGGGCTGTCGGTCGCCCAGCTCTCGCTCAACTTCGGCGCGGACGACCTGGACGGCTCGGTGGTGGAATACAAGATCACCCATGACGCGGACGCGTACGGCACCCCGAACACCATGCACCGGGACGACCTGCTGCACCTGATCTGGGACGCCGGCTTCCGGCCGGTGGAGCGGAACACCCGCTACGAGGTGGTCCGCGAGTACGACGCGGCGCCGTCGCTGGCGCAGCGCCGTGCCGAGCCGCAGCGGGTCTGGGCCTGA
- a CDS encoding DUF4229 domain-containing protein: MSAAVKYTLGRIGLFVLVLAALWPVDMNVFLKLMVALAFSAAASFFLLRGWRDEMAEEMAAAAERRRAEKERLRSALAGEDQPDDSADRPDSK, from the coding sequence GTGAGCGCGGCGGTCAAGTACACGCTGGGCCGGATCGGCCTGTTCGTGCTCGTGCTGGCGGCGCTCTGGCCGGTCGACATGAACGTCTTCCTGAAGCTGATGGTGGCGCTCGCCTTCTCCGCCGCGGCCTCCTTCTTCCTGCTGCGCGGCTGGCGTGACGAGATGGCCGAGGAGATGGCCGCCGCCGCCGAGCGCCGCCGCGCCGAGAAGGAGCGCCTCCGCTCCGCCCTCGCCGGCGAGGACCAGCCGGACGACTCCGCCGACCGTCCCGACTCCAAGTGA
- a CDS encoding C39 family peptidase, translating to MPRRRLRAATLAGVTALALLGTTAPVGAAPVAAPAGRPVVHDEQITFHEWSRYPDWRRGTHAGTRAVPGAHPGLTLARPAGTTDYTDPHTGTTRSWEYATWTSPLTQVGFDATELIASWNADTPAGTWIQVELQGTYNTGGQTPWYVMGRWAEGDADIKRTTVNRQGDPWSTIWTDTFSIDDAAAGVLLRAYQLRVTLYRAPGQQAAPKVRTLGAMSSTVPDRFTVEPSAGGIAWGVELPVPRYSQNVHTGHYPEYDGGGQAWCSPTSTTMVIEYWGRKASEEDTAWVDPTYPDPTVNHAARMVYDYAYDGAGNWPFNTAYAASYPGLEGRVTRLHSLDELERFIAAGIPVVTSQSFLASELDGANYGTSGHLFVVVGFTADGDVIVNDPASSSNDVVRNVYSRKQFEQIWLRTKRINASGGVSGGSGGVVYLIKPERLPWPTVAGSTNW from the coding sequence ATGCCCAGAAGACGTCTACGCGCGGCCACCCTCGCCGGGGTCACCGCGCTCGCCCTCCTCGGCACGACGGCACCCGTCGGCGCCGCGCCGGTCGCGGCCCCGGCCGGCCGGCCGGTGGTGCACGACGAGCAGATCACCTTCCACGAGTGGTCGCGGTATCCCGACTGGCGTCGGGGCACCCACGCCGGCACCCGGGCGGTGCCCGGCGCGCACCCGGGCCTCACCCTGGCCCGGCCGGCCGGCACCACCGACTACACCGACCCGCACACCGGCACCACCCGGAGCTGGGAGTACGCCACCTGGACCTCCCCGCTGACCCAGGTCGGGTTCGACGCCACCGAGCTGATCGCCTCGTGGAACGCGGACACCCCGGCCGGCACCTGGATCCAGGTCGAGCTGCAGGGCACGTACAACACCGGCGGCCAGACCCCGTGGTACGTGATGGGCCGGTGGGCCGAGGGCGACGCCGACATCAAGCGCACCACCGTGAACCGGCAGGGCGACCCCTGGTCGACCATCTGGACCGACACCTTCAGCATCGACGACGCCGCGGCCGGGGTGCTGCTGCGGGCGTACCAGCTGCGGGTCACCCTCTACCGGGCGCCCGGCCAGCAGGCCGCGCCGAAGGTCCGCACGCTGGGCGCGATGAGCTCCACCGTGCCGGACCGGTTCACCGTCGAGCCGAGCGCCGGCGGGATCGCCTGGGGCGTCGAACTGCCGGTGCCGCGCTACTCGCAGAACGTCCACACCGGCCACTACCCCGAGTACGACGGCGGCGGCCAGGCCTGGTGCTCCCCCACCTCCACCACGATGGTGATCGAGTACTGGGGCCGGAAGGCGTCCGAGGAGGACACCGCCTGGGTCGACCCGACCTACCCGGACCCGACCGTCAACCACGCCGCCCGGATGGTCTACGACTACGCCTACGACGGCGCCGGCAACTGGCCGTTCAACACCGCGTACGCGGCCAGCTACCCCGGCCTGGAGGGGCGGGTCACCCGGCTGCACTCGCTGGACGAGCTGGAGCGCTTCATCGCCGCCGGTATCCCGGTGGTGACCAGCCAGTCCTTCCTCGCCAGCGAGCTGGACGGGGCGAACTACGGCACCTCGGGGCACCTCTTCGTGGTGGTCGGCTTCACCGCCGACGGCGACGTGATCGTCAACGACCCCGCGTCGTCCAGCAACGACGTGGTCCGCAACGTGTACTCCCGCAAGCAGTTCGAGCAGATCTGGCTGCGGACCAAGCGGATCAACGCCAGCGGCGGGGTGTCCGGCGGCTCCGGCGGCGTGGTCTACCTGATCAAGCCGGAACGTCTGCCCTGGCCCACGGTCGCCGGCTCCACCAACTGGTGA
- a CDS encoding M14 family zinc carboxypeptidase, whose product MAFRTTTPRRRLALAVAVGFGLLTVAAAPASARPDPGRDAGSAATSYRVLGPRTVADRTAVAGTGAAIDYVEHGVLNVSATPAEAAAITRLGFRLEAVPAPSADGHSHGEGNVGTAAFPPADSNYHDYAELTAVVNQVVADHPAIARKISIGSSYEGRDLMAVKISDNVGTDESEPEILFNAQQHAREHLTVEMAIYLLNLFTDSYGSDSRVTGIVNSREIWIVPTVNPDGSEYDIATGSYRSWRKNRQPNSGSSYVGTDLNRNWSYQWGCCGGSSGSTSSETYRGPSAFSAPETRALRDFVNSRVVGAVQQIKANIDFHTYSQLVLWPFGYTYSNTTTGMTADQYNTFATLGQQMANTNGYTPQQSSDLYITDGDSIDWMWGAHGIWAYTFEMYPGSASGGGFYPPDEVIPTQTSRNREAVLLLSEYADCPYRVIGKQAQYCGGGGGTTVWSDTFETATGWTINPNGTDTATTGAWERGAAQATTSSGAKQLTPYAGSNDLVTGRLAGTGAGDYDIDGGVTSARSPAVTLPSAGTLTLSLAWYLAHGSNASSADYLRVSVVHNGGTTALFTQSGAATNRNGSWAVANLNLTPYAGQSVRIVVEAADASGASLVEAAVDNVTITSS is encoded by the coding sequence ATGGCCTTCCGCACCACAACCCCGCGCCGCCGGCTGGCGCTCGCCGTCGCCGTCGGGTTCGGACTGCTCACCGTGGCCGCCGCACCGGCCTCCGCCCGGCCGGACCCGGGCCGCGACGCCGGATCGGCCGCCACGTCCTACCGGGTGCTCGGCCCGCGTACCGTGGCGGACCGCACAGCGGTCGCCGGCACCGGCGCCGCGATCGACTACGTCGAGCACGGCGTGCTCAACGTCTCGGCCACCCCGGCCGAGGCGGCCGCCATCACCCGGCTCGGCTTCCGGCTGGAGGCGGTCCCGGCTCCGTCGGCCGACGGCCACAGCCACGGCGAGGGGAACGTCGGCACGGCGGCCTTCCCGCCGGCCGACTCGAACTACCACGACTACGCCGAGCTGACAGCGGTGGTGAACCAGGTGGTCGCCGACCACCCGGCCATCGCCCGGAAGATCAGCATCGGCAGCTCGTACGAGGGCCGGGACCTGATGGCGGTGAAGATCTCCGACAACGTCGGCACCGACGAGAGCGAGCCGGAGATCCTGTTCAACGCGCAGCAGCACGCCCGCGAGCACCTCACCGTGGAGATGGCGATCTACCTGCTCAACCTCTTCACCGACAGCTACGGCTCGGACTCCCGGGTGACCGGCATCGTCAACAGCCGGGAGATCTGGATCGTCCCGACGGTGAACCCGGACGGCAGCGAGTACGACATCGCCACCGGCTCCTACCGGTCCTGGCGCAAGAACCGGCAGCCGAACAGCGGCTCGTCCTACGTGGGCACCGACCTGAACCGCAACTGGTCCTACCAGTGGGGCTGCTGCGGCGGGTCGTCCGGCTCCACCTCGTCGGAAACCTACCGTGGCCCGTCGGCGTTCTCCGCCCCGGAGACCCGGGCGCTGCGCGACTTCGTCAACAGCCGGGTGGTCGGCGCGGTGCAGCAGATCAAGGCCAACATCGACTTCCACACCTACTCCCAGCTGGTGCTCTGGCCGTTCGGCTACACGTACAGCAACACCACCACCGGGATGACCGCTGACCAGTACAACACCTTCGCCACGCTGGGCCAGCAGATGGCGAACACCAACGGCTACACCCCGCAGCAGTCCAGCGACCTCTACATCACCGACGGCGACAGCATCGACTGGATGTGGGGCGCCCACGGCATCTGGGCGTACACCTTCGAGATGTACCCGGGCTCGGCGTCCGGGGGCGGCTTCTACCCGCCGGACGAGGTGATCCCGACCCAGACCTCGCGTAACCGGGAGGCGGTGCTGCTGCTCAGCGAGTACGCGGACTGCCCGTACCGGGTGATCGGCAAGCAGGCGCAGTACTGCGGCGGTGGCGGCGGCACCACTGTCTGGTCGGACACCTTCGAGACCGCTACCGGGTGGACCATCAACCCGAACGGCACCGACACCGCGACCACCGGTGCCTGGGAGCGGGGCGCCGCCCAGGCGACCACCTCCAGCGGCGCCAAGCAGCTCACCCCGTACGCCGGCAGCAACGACCTGGTCACCGGCCGGCTGGCCGGCACCGGGGCGGGTGACTACGACATCGACGGCGGCGTGACCAGCGCCCGGTCGCCGGCGGTGACCCTGCCGTCCGCCGGCACGCTGACCCTTTCGCTGGCCTGGTACCTGGCGCACGGGTCGAACGCCTCGTCGGCCGACTACCTCCGGGTCAGCGTGGTGCACAACGGCGGCACCACGGCCCTGTTCACCCAGTCCGGGGCGGCCACCAACCGCAACGGCTCCTGGGCGGTGGCGAACCTGAACCTCACCCCGTACGCCGGGCAGTCGGTGCGGATCGTGGTCGAGGCGGCGGACGCCTCCGGCGCGAGCCTGGTCGAGGCGGCTGTGGACAACGTCACCATCACCAGCTCCTGA
- a CDS encoding ABC transporter substrate-binding protein, which yields MSRRIPRLFAATLAVAALALGACAEKTSDTPAAGGSSGAAAAAFPVTVGDLTLEKRPEKIVSLSASATEMLYAIGAGPQVTAVDDNSNYPPDAPKTDLSGFSPNAEAIAGRSPDLVVLSDDRNKIVEQLGTLKIPVYITPAATTLDDSYRQLTELGALTGHPAEAADVTKRMKDDIAKLVAGLPQRTEKLTYYHELGPELYTATSKTFIGSLYAMAGLENIADPADADGKNGGYPQLSQEVIVKADPDFVFLADTKCCQQSAETVKGRAGWAGITAVKNNQVVGLDDDIASRWGPRVVDLLRAIIDAVAKAPA from the coding sequence ATGTCCAGACGTATCCCCCGGCTGTTCGCCGCGACCCTCGCGGTCGCCGCGCTCGCCCTCGGCGCCTGCGCCGAGAAGACCTCCGACACCCCCGCCGCCGGCGGCAGCAGCGGCGCCGCGGCCGCCGCCTTCCCGGTCACGGTCGGCGACCTCACCCTGGAGAAGCGGCCCGAGAAGATCGTGTCGCTCTCCGCCTCGGCCACCGAGATGCTCTACGCGATCGGCGCCGGCCCGCAGGTCACCGCCGTTGACGACAACTCGAACTACCCGCCGGACGCGCCGAAGACCGACCTGTCCGGCTTCTCGCCGAACGCCGAGGCGATCGCCGGCCGGAGCCCCGACCTGGTGGTGCTCTCCGACGACCGCAACAAGATCGTCGAGCAGCTCGGCACCCTGAAGATCCCGGTGTACATCACCCCGGCGGCGACCACGCTGGACGACTCGTACCGGCAGCTCACCGAGCTGGGCGCGCTCACCGGCCACCCGGCCGAGGCGGCCGACGTCACCAAGCGGATGAAGGACGACATCGCCAAGCTGGTCGCCGGCCTGCCGCAGCGCACCGAGAAGCTGACCTACTACCACGAGCTCGGTCCGGAGCTGTACACCGCGACCAGCAAGACCTTCATCGGCTCGCTCTACGCGATGGCCGGCCTGGAGAACATCGCCGACCCGGCGGACGCGGACGGCAAGAACGGCGGTTACCCGCAGCTGTCCCAGGAGGTGATCGTCAAGGCGGACCCGGACTTCGTCTTCCTCGCCGACACCAAGTGCTGCCAGCAGAGCGCCGAGACGGTCAAGGGCCGCGCCGGCTGGGCCGGGATCACCGCGGTCAAGAACAACCAGGTCGTCGGGCTGGACGACGACATCGCCTCGCGCTGGGGCCCGCGGGTGGTGGACCTGCTCCGGGCCATCATCGACGCGGTCGCCAAGGCGCCGGCGTGA
- a CDS encoding FecCD family ABC transporter permease has protein sequence MAPASRRVGTPRASRPAGLRPRWLVAGLVAVLVALVAGVSLGPVSLPPGSVAAELLNLVPGVRIDSGLTEREIAIVTELRLPRVVLGLLVGGLLALAGAAYQGVFRNPLADPYLLGVAAGAGLAVTAAITLGVGAGGALTGLPATIPLAAFVGSIGAVAMTYLLGAAGGRGRSPATLILAGVAVSAFLSAGQTYLLQRNSDSIQQVYSWLLGRLATAGWHDVRLVLPYFLLTAVVVLLHRRELDVLSVGDDEATSLGLHPQRSRYLLIAAASLGTAAAVSASGLIGFVGIIVPHTVRLLAGSSYRVILPLSLLFGGAFLALTDVVARTAAAPAEVPIGVVTALLGGPFFVLVLHTTRRVIG, from the coding sequence ATGGCGCCGGCCAGCCGGCGGGTCGGGACGCCCCGCGCGTCCCGGCCCGCCGGGCTGCGGCCGCGCTGGCTCGTCGCCGGCCTGGTCGCGGTGCTGGTCGCCCTGGTCGCGGGGGTGTCGCTCGGCCCGGTCAGCCTGCCACCGGGCAGCGTCGCGGCCGAGCTGCTCAACCTCGTTCCCGGGGTACGCATCGACAGCGGGCTGACCGAGCGGGAGATCGCCATCGTCACCGAGCTGCGGCTGCCCCGGGTGGTGCTCGGCCTGCTGGTCGGCGGGCTGCTCGCCCTGGCCGGCGCCGCCTACCAGGGGGTCTTCCGCAACCCGCTGGCCGACCCGTACCTGCTCGGGGTGGCGGCCGGGGCCGGCCTGGCGGTCACCGCCGCGATCACCCTCGGGGTGGGCGCGGGCGGCGCGCTGACCGGGCTGCCCGCGACCATCCCGCTCGCCGCGTTCGTCGGCTCGATCGGCGCGGTCGCGATGACCTACCTGCTCGGCGCCGCCGGAGGCCGCGGGCGTTCGCCGGCCACCCTGATCCTGGCCGGGGTGGCGGTCTCCGCGTTCCTCTCCGCCGGGCAGACGTACCTGCTGCAACGCAACTCCGACAGCATCCAGCAGGTCTACTCCTGGCTGCTCGGCCGGCTGGCCACCGCCGGCTGGCACGATGTCCGGCTGGTGCTGCCGTACTTCCTGCTCACCGCCGTGGTGGTGCTGCTGCACCGGCGCGAGCTCGACGTGCTCTCCGTCGGCGACGACGAGGCGACCAGCCTGGGGCTGCACCCGCAGCGCTCCCGCTACCTGCTGATCGCCGCCGCCTCGCTGGGCACCGCCGCGGCGGTCTCCGCCTCCGGCCTGATCGGCTTCGTCGGGATCATCGTGCCGCACACCGTACGGCTGCTCGCCGGGTCGAGCTACCGGGTGATCCTGCCGCTCTCGCTGCTCTTCGGCGGCGCCTTCCTGGCGCTGACCGACGTGGTGGCCCGCACCGCGGCGGCCCCCGCCGAGGTGCCGATCGGCGTGGTCACCGCGCTGCTCGGCGGCCCGTTCTTCGTGCTGGTGCTGCACACCACCCGGCGGGTGATCGGATGA